The Eriocheir sinensis breed Jianghai 21 chromosome 21, ASM2467909v1, whole genome shotgun sequence genome includes the window agagagagagagagagagagagagagagagagagagagagagagagagagagagagagagagagagagagagagagagagagagagagagagagagaatgctatcgCTGTCATTAAAATACTTTCACAAACACATTGATTAAAGTACTCGAACTAGGAAAAAATATTAAGATGCTAGTAGGTTAAAGACATAATCATATACATTCAAAGAACTATCACCTTTTTCTTGTGCCTAAACGTGTTTCATAAAATTTCCTTCATCACCCTCTTATGCACTTTCTCgtttccagtttccttttttaTCCCGGTTTCAAAGGTTGCAAAAGGAGTGACAAAAGCTGACTCACAAGGAAAGAGGCTTCGTTCACTGTTTTCTTGTGTCGGTATGTCCGGTTTCCTGGTGACAATCATTTTTATAGCAAGGCCCGTGTTCTCAAAAAGGTTTCAGCGTCCTACAACACCTATTTCAACAAGCTATCGTGGAGGCTGCTTGGGTTTTCACTGACGGTTTTATGCTCCTGGCGATAGTTTTCAAAGGCTACCACACCATGAACAGGGAGGATATGTGATAACTTCATTagccttctcttcatcctctgaAAATTGTCCTAATGAGAGTTGAACCCATTTAAACATCCGGCCTTATACTTACGTAGTGTTTAATCCCCATGTAAATCAGTGCTATACGATCCCCTCCCTTATGCTGTATCACAACTTAAAGTCCCGGtgaattattatttattttttgtgttggcGGTTTTCGTATAATTGGGTGACGAATTATTACGCGGCGCTCGGTCCTCATGTGCAACAGCGATAAACGATCAACTAAAAGCCTTGCCAAGTACATTCATCCGTTGCCAGTTTGATTTATCGAGTGACATAAATAACTACAGAGCGTTTGATCCACATGTATTGCACCGATAAACAATCAACTCCCAAATGGTGCATTGCAAAGGGAAaaagaattatattattttatttgcgtTGCCGGTATTGAGTTTATTCGGTGACATGAAGATACGGACTTTCTTTATTGTGAGTTGAGTAGTCAGAAAGCAATACAACCTTAAATTTTCGTATTCTGAAGTGGATACCATGCCTGACTATTAAAGTATTTCCTGATGTCATACCTCATATATTAAAACAGAATGCTAGTGGGATCGATCCTTACGTAAAAGTCCCATTCCTCGGGCAAGTCACATTATGCATGGAGCTGATAACAGATAGACAACAGAAGCAACAGAGTGGTAACCCAGGATTATAGAAGATAGGACAGACACAAGCTGGATGGATTTCAGTCACACCCGACGGAGGTGCGGAACATTTGGAAAGGTTTTGCCATGCCACGGACTTCTAATGATTGTAGCTGAtgttaatgatgttgatgattatgatgatgagggggaggaagagaagcaagaaagaCCACTCGGTCCTTCAGATTAGCCGTCCCATCCCACGGCCTCTGATCCCCATGTAATAGAATCACAAACGATCTAATTCTCATGCCTCGATTCGTGCACACTCGCCGGTAACTGAACCCTTTCCTCGGTGCCTGCAGCTCGCCGGTgacctttcttccattcttggCTGAACCAGATTCGGGAAAAAAGTCTCCTGGTTTATATTATTAATACAAAAAACTAGACTTCACCTTTCAACCAGACAaactttcactctcttcctccttcagtaacACGCGGCGGACGGACGGGAGCCTTTCTACTTCGAGTCTACCCTTCACAAGACTCTGCGCTCCTATTCTTAtaacatttcctctcctcttaccgaTGCACTCTCAACACATTTGTTACTCCGGCAACCCTACCCCGTGCCCACACAACAGGTGACGCCACGCAGGGGACCTTTACTCCCCTGTATGGCGTGTCTGAAGGGGCACGGGGTGGGAGGGAGAACGGGGCGGGGGCTCGCACATAAAGGAAGTTCAAGGAGGGGGGCGGGGATGGCCTCGGGGTGACATGATGCAGCACAGTTTTGCAAGTATTCACACCTTTCCCATTCAGCCATACACGTCCCGCTCTGACCATCGCTTTCGTTGTCACAGAGATtcacaggtaaaaaaataaaaaaaacctatCCAGTCTGTATATGTCCCTGCTAATTACTCCCATTATAACTTTTCCGTCTACATTCGCTCATGCTTTCTTTGAGGCGTATAAAAACAAGACAATTTCCTTCACTTTGTATTATatcaacctttctttctcttgccaCACGATTTTCTATTCgactttctattctctcttcatCTTGCTCATCCTTTCACACTTAATAATGAGACACTTTCccgcgtgtgggtgtgggtgtgggtgtaggtgtgggtgtgttttaTTAATAATTACTTTCCTGCTTTCCTCGATATCCAAGTTTTTCTTTGTGGTCTTGTcacgcctctgtgtgtgtgtgtgtgtgtgtgtgtgtgtgtgtgtgtgtgtgtgtgtgtgtgtgtgtgttatcatctattctttcccttttccttactctctttaTCTCTAAAATGATATGATCTGCATTATTTCAGTTCTCCCTGCCGCTCATATTTTctcccaaacttttttttttttttatcttctctcactttcccgtcctctctctatttttttttttgttcccctttccttccttaaaatTCTTAGACAAAATAAGACACACTCCTGTttgattttttgttcttttgtattttttttctctcttgctccAGGCCACACGATTATCTCCTGGTTTACTTTCTTTTAAATGTAACGTGATACCACCCTCTGTTGTATTGTATCAAcctttgttcctctctcttccctgccaGCCACTCATGCCCTACGAGTTCGCATACGAGGTGAAAGACGACGCCACGACCAATTACCAGAACAGAGTGGAGTTCGTTGAGGATGGCGTGTTGCGGGGGAGCTACAGCCTCCTCTCCCCTGACGGTGTGGTTCGAACTTCCGTCTATTCCGACACCGGCAATGGCTTCGAGGTGAGTTACTCGGCATTAGGGCGGCGACGAGAGCCTACGAACGCCGTTAGAATGGCAAAGAATGAAGTTTGGCATATTACTGAGTAGCGACATAGATATTGCAGAAGTCAGGACAGAGAAAATAGGTGGAAATATGAAATTTAAACCCATGCTGGAGCAGGAAAGAGCACAAAatatgaaaagtagaaaatactGGAAAGGCATTTGTCTGTAgcgactgatgatgatggtgatgataaaggcattGAGGAGAGCATACGAGCGTCTTTAAAATACCAGGAATAGATGTTGGACATAGATGCTGCCCGTAGATggagtttcatttttttcttactaaCAGTTACTATATACTATATTATGGAAGTAAATCTAAAGTAAATATTTGTCTGCGatcaaacacataaaaaaacactgCATACCAGGAAAGAAAGGGAGCTTGTAAATTACACCGGCGAGTGAAATCGTCTTTCTTGTTTGCCTTCATCAAGCCGGTCTGTACGATGACTAAGGCACATGCAGCACATTCCTGACACACACTGTACCCCCTGAACAAGTCCTGCTGAAGGCACTTACTCATGAGGCCGCTCGCACCACAACGTTTGTCGCATCAAGATTTTCTATTCAGCGTATCATTCATGACACCCGCTTTCCTCTCTGAGCCAATCCTGCTAAAAACATTTATACTGCCGGCTTCGCTGCTTCATTCGTCCTAttaccgttttctttttcatgtgtATGAGCTTTGAGACTCAGCAAAATGAGAACTTTAATGTTTCGTTTTCTTTGCCAGTTGTATAAAGTTTTGGTGCGAAAATATAACAGTCTACCCGGCAATGGGGAACAGTTGATATATAAttacgacgacaacaacaacaatactagaagtgaaaatatgataataataataataataataataataataataataataataataataataataataataataataataataataataaaataatgaggtAACAAAAATTGACCATCCTCCCGGTTGGACACAAATCCTTCAACATGGCGCCTCTTTCCGTCCTCCCACAGGTGACCCTCCACGAAGTGCCAACAGACATCGTGGTCATCGGCTCAGGCCTCCCTGGTGACCCCGCGCTCAAGGCCGGGGGCACGTACAGGTACTACGACTCTCGCGACTCAGGCTCAAGGGAGTCCTTCCGGCCATCTTTCAGCAGGAGCGGTGGATTTGAGGCTTTCTCTAAAGCATCAGAAGGGTTTGACGGGTCTTCAAGAGGGTCAGCTATCTTTAGTTCATCGAGCAACAGAGACTTTTCATCGAAAAATAAACAGTCAAGTCGCGAAGAGTCATCCAGGCGCGAAGAATCGGAAAGGCGCGAAGAATCGTCGAGACGCGATGAGTCAAGACGCGAAGAATCGTCGAGACGCGATGAGTCAAGACGCGAAGAATCCGAAGGCTCCAGATTTGAATTTTTAACGAATGACAAGAGTGCCTTGGAAGCCTTCGACAGGGAGAGCGCCAGCCAAGGCTTCTCTGGTGGGTCTAGGGACTCCGAGGCTTCGTCGAGACGCAAAGAGTCAAGACGCGAAGAATCCGAAGGCTACAAATATGAATTGTTGACGAATGACAAGAGTGCCTTGGAAGCCTTCGACAGGGAGAGCGCCAGCCAAGGCTTCTCTGGCGGGTCTAGGGACTCCGAGGCTTCGTCGAGACACGAAGAGTCTGGAGGCTTTGGAGAGTTCTCGCATGCCTTCGCGTCATCGTTCTCCCAGCAGGGAGGATCTGGAGGTGGATCAGGTGGTGGATCTGGAGGTGGATCAGGTGGTGGATCTGGTGGTGGATTAGGTGGTGGATTTGGTGGTGGATCAGGTGGTGGATCTGAGGGTGGATCAGGTGGATCAAGAGGTGGATTCGGTGGTGGATCTGAGGGTGGATCATTAGGTGGATCTGGAGGATCAAGTGGTGGATCTGGTGGTGGATCAGGGGGTGGATTTGTTGGAACTGGTAGTGGATCAGGTCACGGTGGATCTGGTGGTGGATCAGGTGGTGGATATGAGGGTGGATTAGGTGGTGGATCAGGGGGTGGATTCGGTGGTGGATCTGAGGGTGGATCATTTGGTGGTGAATTTGGTGGATCAGGTGGTGGATCTGGTGGTGGATCAGATGGTGGATCTGGAGGTGGGTCAAGTGGTGGATCTGGTGGTGGATCAGGGGGTGGATTTGTTGGAACTGGTGGTGGATCAGGTCACGGTGGATCAAGTGGTGGATCTGACGGTGGATCAGGTGGCGGATtcggtggtggttctggtggatCAGGTGGGGGATCACATGGTGGTTCAAGTGGATCAGGTGGCGGATccggtggtggttctggtggatCAGGTCGCGGATCACATGGTGGTTCTGGTGGATCAGGTGGCGGATCAGGTGGCGGATCACATGGTGGTTTAGGTGGATCAGGTGGCGGATTCGGTGGTGAATTTGGTGGATCAGGTGGCGGATccggtggtggttctggtggatCAGGTGGCGGATccggtggtggttctggtggatCAGGTGGGGGATCACATGGTGGTTCTGGTGGATCAGGTGGCGGATCACATGGTGGTTCAGGTGGATCAGGTGGCGGATTCGGAGGTGGATCTGGTGGATCAGGTGGCGGATCACATGGTGGTTCAGGTGGATCAGATGGCGGATTCGGTGGTGGATCTGGTGGATCAGGTGGCGGATTCGGAGTTGGATCTGGTGGATCAGGTGGCGGATCACATGGTGGTTCAGGTGGATCAGATGGCGGATTCGGTGGTGAATTTGGTGGATCAGGTGGCGGATTCGGTGGTGAATTTAGTGGATCAGGTGGCGGATCACATGGTGGTTCAGGTGGATCAGATGGCGGATTCGGTGGTGGATCTGGTGGATCAGGTGGCGGATTCGGAGTTGGATCTGGTGGATCAGGTGGCGGATCACATGGTGGTTCAGGTGGATCAGATGGCGGATTCGGTGGTGGATCTGGTGGATCAGGTGGGGGATCACATGGTGGTTCTGGTGGATCAGATGGCGGATTCGGTGGTGGATCTGGTGGATCAGGTGGGGGATCACATGGTGGTTCTGGTGGATCAGATGGCGGATTCGGTGGTGGATCTGGTGGATCCGGTGGCGGATCACATGGTGGTTCTGGTGGATCAGATGGCGGATTCGGTGGTGGATCTGGTGGATCAGGTGGGGGATCACATGGTGGTTCTAGTGGATCAGGTGGCGGATCACATGGTGGTTTAAGTGGATCAGATGGCGGATTCGGTGGTGGATCTGGTGGATCAGGTGGCGGATTCGGAGTTGGATCTGGTGGATCAGGTGGCGGATCACATGGTGGTTCAGGTGGATCAGATGGCGGATTCGGTGGTGGATCTGGTGGATCAGGTGGGGGATCACATGGTGGTTCTGGTGGATCAGATGGCGGATTCGGTGGTGGATCTGGTGGATCAGGTGGGGGATCACATGGTGGTTCTAGTGGATCAGGTGGTGAATTCGGTGGTGGATTTGGTGGATCAGGTGGCGGATCACATGGTGGTTCAGGTGGATCAGATGGCGGATTCGGTGGTGGATCTGGTGGATCAGGTGGGGGATCACATGGTGGTTCTAGTGGATCAGATGGCGGATTCGGTGGTGGATCTGGTGGATCAGGTGGGGGATCACATGGTGGTTCAGGTGGATCAGGTGACGGATTCGGTGGTGGATCTGGTGGCGGATCCGATGGTGGATCAGGTGGATCAGGTGGCGAGTTCGGTGGTGGATCTGGTGGATCATTTGGCGGATCACATGGAGGTTCAGGTGGATCAGGTGGGGGATCCGGTGGTGGATCTGGTGGATCAGGTGGCGGATCCGATGGTGGATCAGGTAGTGGTTCAGGTGGATCAGGTGGCGGATTCGGTGGGGGATCTGGTGGATCACATGGTGGTTCAGGTGCATCAGGTGGGGGATCCGGTGGTGGATCTAGTGGATCAGGTGGCGGATCACATGGTGGTTCAGGTGGAGGATTCGGTGGTGGATCTGGTGGATCAGGTGGCGGATCACATGGTGGTTCAGGTGGATCAGGTGGGAGATCCGGTGGTGGATCAAGTGGCGGATCCGATGGTGGATCAGGTGGCGGATTCGGTGGTGGACTTGATATTGGACTCGGTTTTGGAACTGATGGACCTGGTGGATCAGGATCTGGTATTGAACTCGGTTTGGGACTTGGTGGTGGACCTGGTATTGAGCTCGGGTTTGGAACTGATGGACCTGGTGGATTCGGTGGTGAACCTGGTGGATCAGGAGGTGGATTCGGTGGTGGACCTGGTGGATCAGGTGGCGGATCACATGGTGGTTCAGGTGGATCAGGTGGCGGATccggtggtggttctggtggatCAGGTGGTGGATTCGATGGTGGATCAGGTGGTGGTTCAGGTGTATCAGGTGGCGGATTCGGTGGTGGACTTGATATTGGACTCGGTTTTGGAGCTGGTGATGGACCTGGTGGGTCAGGAGGTGGACTTGGTGGATCAGTTGGCGGATTCGGTGGTCGACCTGGTGGATCAGATGGTGGATTCGGTGATGGATCAGGTGGGTCAGGTGGATTCGGTGGCGGATTCGGAGGTGGACCAGGAGGTGGATTCGGTGGTGGATCAGGTGGATCAGGTGGATCAGGTGGATTCGGTGGCGGATTCGGTGGTGGACCAGGAGGTGGATTCGGTGGTGGATCAGGTGGATCAGGTGGATTCGGTGGCGGATTCGGTGGTGGACCAGGAGGTGGATTCGGTGGTGGATCAGGTGGATCAGGTGGTGGATctggtggtggagcaggtggaTCTGGTGGCGGGGTCAGTGGTGGAGgggccggcggcggcggcgtcaacCTACAGGACAAGGCCGTGTTCATCATTCACCCTGACTTCTTCAAGACCGGCGCGGGCGCCGGCCTGACGGGCCTGCCGGAAGTGACGGAGCCCATTATTATCGTGAGTGACAATAAATTTGCCCAGGGTGGGGGTGGGGCTGGCGTAGGTTTCAGTAATGCTCTGGGCGGAGGAGGGTTTGCGGGAGCCTTTAGCAGCGTGAACAGGCTGggagaggctgctgctgctgacacCACAGCGGCTCACTCAAGCGGTGCTGCATCAACTGCTACCGCCGAAGAAGTAAGTACATCCTCTGGTAAAAGTGGATCGACCTCGACCAGTGCCATTGAAAGCGCTTCATCCTTAGGCAGTGCCTCAATAAGCGCTTCTTCTCCAAGCAGTGAAGGCTTCGTTGCATCCACCTTCAGCTCCAACGGATTGACTGTTGGAAGTGCGACAGGTGATTCTACCTCTGCCTCGAGTGGATCATTTGGAAGAAGTACCATCGAAAATGTCTCATCCTCAGCTAGTGCCGCTGAAGGAGCATCTTCAAGTGGTGCTACAAAGAGTGCTTCATTCTCCAGTGCAAGTGAATCATCGGGCAGCGCCACTGATGGTGCTTCTTTTTTAACTAGTGCTTCCGAAGGTGGTTCATCCTCCCACGGATCAGTTTCCTCAGGGAGTGGAACTGAAGGCGCCTTTTTATTTGATGCAAGTGGATCTTCCCTAGGCAGTGCGGCTGAAGTTGATACTTCTTTAGGCAGTGCCGCTGAAGTAGCCTCCTCAAGCAGTGCCACTGAAGTGGCCTCCTCAGGCAGTGCCGCTGAAGTGACCTTCTCAGGTAGTGCCGCTGAAGTGGCCTCCTCAAGCGGTGCCGCTGAAGTGACCTCCTCAAATAGTGCCGCTGAAGTGACCTCAAGCAATGCCGCTGCAGCGGCTTCCTCAGGCAGTGCCGCTGAAGGTGTTTCTTCTTCGAGCAGTGGAGGGTTCGATGCATCTACATTCAACTCTAGAAAACTATCTGTAGAAAGCAGCACAAAagattcttcatcttcttccagcAGAAAAGGTGGAGTTCTAACAATTACTTCCTCTAGCTTGGATGGATCATCTGGTATCAACAAAGCGGTAACTGATGAGTCGTCTGGCAGGGGACAATCAGTTCTCGATAGTGGAGCATCAGGAGGaacaaaaaatattgaaaaggcAGCCAATGCAAAACCAGCTTCTTCGGGTCAAATTGGGCTGAATGGATTTAGCACGTCCTTCAGTGAAGGCGGATCACAACAGTTTATAATATCCTCTAGTGGAGACGCATCCAGGTTTGACTCCCACAGATTTTCCAGCAGTGGATCCGGTGGCTCTTCAAGCAGTGGGGCGTCAAGCAGTGCCATTTTGCACAGCCAAAGCGGTGGTGACTTAAAACTGCAGGCACCGGACCAGTTACTGAAGATTCTCAATCCAGGCCAAACAGCTCGCGGGCTTCAGGGTATCCGCGGCAGTTCGGGCCAGGGCGGGGCTGTCTTCTTTACGCAGGAAACTGACCTGGCCTCTTCCCAGGGCGGCAAAACCTCCATCACACAACTGCCAGTCACTCGCGTCACCACCGTGACACACCTCCCTGACGATTCTAAGCAAGGCTCTTCCATCTTGAAAATAGCTGGCAGTTCCACGGGCTTCAAGAATAACCAGAACGTGTTCACAAGCCCACCGTCAGGTGCTGCACGATTCTTTGCATCAGCATCAAACACAAAAACTTTTCAGGCGAGTGGCAAGAAGTCAGCAGGAAACAAAATTGTTAGCATATCCGGCTCAGGAACACTCACGACTCTTCCTACTGGTGACACTGTCCTCGCCTTGGGCAGCAAACAACCCATTGCAATTTCCACTTCCCAGGGCGTCATCAGGAACAGCCGGAGGACCGCGCCCTTTTCCACCACCAACTCGAGGCAGCAACGACCGAGGCGAATCCGAGGGCGGCTTCTGAGGTCACTCTAATTGGCCAAAGAGGTGAAGACACACCTGCATTGAGGTTCACCGTCTCAGCGCCCACTGTTCCTTCAATATGTTAACGTTAGCTTGTACGATAGGCAGAATCGATGTTAATGGCCGCAGTGATCAGATTTTGCTGCTGAAAAGGGTTCATAGAAACTCTGCTTTTATGTtttacacaaacacactctcAGTCATTAACTACATTAATGAAACGAAGAGTTTGTCATTTACCTATTACACAAACACTTCACATATCACTGCACTGTTACTGTCCATACATCATGCCTCTTCCCTTTAATGGCTTGTTTTCATTCGCGAACGAAACGCTGTTACTGTTAGCCAATGCTTAGGTTAGGAACCATGCACACTTGTAGTCATGAGGTGCTgagctctgtgtgtgtatgtgtgtgtgtgtgtgtgtgtgtgtgctaagttATGTGTGTGGATCACTTGATATTGTTGTAACGGTAAGTTATCACGGAGAAGCGTGCTAGGTTTTGTGTGTGGATCACGTCAAGCTGTTTAAACAGAAATGTATCACGAGGTCCATTAGTCGTTaagttatgtttgtgtgtttataacgttgaaattaataaaaaaaatattttttataagCTGAAAAAATGTTTTATTCTAACATCTGGTTACAGGGTTCAATAAACAAACAGGTGCTCTGAGTTCTTGAAATCTATAAAAACAAAGATAAGATTAATCCACAAAGAGGTAATTAACAAAAAGACAAGAATACAAACACTGATGTTCCTGGGGTAACACTTTTAAACTCTCAAAAAGGAAGAGGCTGAGGGAGGATGGAGTGTGCTCCTTACCGGAACAAGCTGGCATGGAGAGCACGGGCGTGGGGGAACCTTCTCTACACGTCACCAACACTCCTGCAACAGATATATAAATTgctataaatggaaggaaaaacgcTTCAATGTTTAAATATGCGTTacatagaaagggaaagggtacGAGGACACTTGATCGAGAtttatgaatggatgaagggctttcatAAGGGTGATGTATAAGGATTTTAGTAGTAGAAGAGCAGAGTACAACACGTAGgctagtaatggatttaaattggataaactcagattcaacaaagacatagcaagaaccagggttgttgattttttttaatttcaagcaagatggcggcactataaaacagttgcctgcgcttccaattggctgggaccaaccaaaagagtaaagatggggccatacgctacagctgagcgtggccgcagtgctcatctccttGGCACGGGCCCCTGACCATTGATGGGAAGAAACCATCACCCCAggacagggtcagcgtgacatccgggttacgacGGTTTATCTTCCCAAAGTTTACCATtgtaagggccgccggcaaccctcacataactttgtgtgtgtgtgtgtgtgtgtgtgtggctctcgcaatctctaagcctttacaaCCATATAtacctatttatcgaccagcccgaaagggaggatgagcagctgggtgagtgggacgctgactgcccaggtcgggattcaaacccagggcGCGGGTTTGTAGCAAGGCATactaaccactagaccatggaggtataaaaaaaacaataaaaaaaatctaatgtcaacaagatgagaaaacagttGCAATAAGCAAATGAACTtaagttgctaacccatggttgccctgcacacattctaaatATTTTGGCTCATGGTTTGGAAATTGGCAACATaaaagaacatgtggttcatgttgtaaTATACTTCTGAagccatcactctgcctcagcaagatgcCGTCAGAAAGGCGGTCAGTGTCTTGTTCTGCTCCAGGACACTGGATGGACCAGGTGTGGCTGACGGAAGATATGTATAATGAACTAACAGCTCAGGTAAAAATtttgtgaagttgacagggaaaataTGGATATCGAGGTTagagagtgttttctttgtttatttctccattctATGTTGTTGCTCAGCAAtgagatcaagatttaaatcaatgacaaaaaaaaatcaaataatataaatcttgatttaaatcaatgatttaaaaaaataatttgatttaagttttgatttaaatcaacttgatttaaatcaaacaaccctggcAAGAACTGCTTTACTAATATTGTGGTGGATGAGTGCAGCAATcactcatgtggtgagtgccaatatgataTATAGCTCCAAGGAAAGcttacataaattcatggatactGAGGATAAATGGGGTTAGGATGACAAAAACCTGCCTTGTATGGGCATTCCGGACTCTTGcagattatatgtgtgtgtgtgtgtgtgtgtgtgtgtgtgtgtgtgtgtgtgtgtgtgtgtgtgtgtgtgtgtgtgtgtgtgtgtgtatctatgtgataaagaaagagaaagagaaagataaggagaattcaaatattcgtgtatttaatcATTcacctatttatttactttacatccggttaaaaatatacatattttaGTACGTTCCCGAACATTGGTGTGTCGCAGCTGCATTACCTGATATGCTTTTTAAGAAACGATGGCTCGGCAGATCTCTAAAGCTGCTGAGATAATCCACATAATTAACTCATCCCACCACACACCTGCACCTTCCCAAGCCCTGCCTCCAGCGTCACCTGCTCTGCGCCACGCCTCCTGCTGTGCTCCACCGTCCCCTTCCTCAGGTGCCCGTTTCCAACCTTGCTGCATCAACCTTCACACCAGGAGCCTTCCTCGTACCTTTAGCTGTCCCTTGACTTCCATAATCTCTCTCTGCATTTCAATAGTTGATATAATTTTCCCGTAAGGCTCTCATTTCTTATCTCTGCGTCTATCATTTTTTTCGCTGCGAATATTGACTATCAAATGTTCAGGATTCCAAAATGGTTGTCTGTTAACTTGTAAAAAACAAAATTGCTTATTCCCAGTTGCCTATTCGGTGAAGTTCCCTCGAAGC containing:
- the LOC127001562 gene encoding uncharacterized PE-PGRS family protein PE_PGRS54-like isoform X35; the encoded protein is MWKVVVVAAALSVAAVAGEGGQEAQLSGPGLSLGELLRGSRESSGEYRVRHFGRGGGDDDDSEEFPPLMPYEFAYEVKDDATTNYQNRVEFVEDGVLRGSYSLLSPDGVVRTSVYSDTGNGFEVTLHEVPTDIVVIGSGLPGDPALKAGGTYRYYDSRDSGSRESFRPSFSRSGGFEAFSKASEGFDGSSRGSAIFSSSSNRDFSSKNKQSSREESSRREESERREESSRRDESRREESSRRDESRREESEGSRFEFLTNDKSALEAFDRESASQGFSGGSRDSEASSRRKESRREESEGYKYELLTNDKSALEAFDRESASQGFSGGSRDSEASSRHEESGGFGEFSHAFASSFSQQGGSGGGSGGGSGGGSGGGSGGGLGGGFGGGSGGGSEGGSGGSRGGFGGGSEGGSLGGSGGSSGGSGGGSGGGFVGTGSGSGHGGSGGGSGGGYEGGLGGGSGGGFGGGSEGGSFGGEFGGSGGGSGGGSDGGSGGGSSGGSGGGSGGGFVGTGGGSGHGGSSGGSDGGSGGGFGGGSGGSGGGSHGGSSGSGGGSGGGSGGSGRGSHGGSGGSGGGSGGGSHGGLGGSGGGFGGEFGGSGGGSGGGSGGSGGGSGGGSGGSGGGSHGGSGGSGGGSHGGSGGSGGGFGGGSGGSGGGSHGGSGGSDGGFGGGSGGSGGGFGVGSGGSGGGSHGGSGGSDGGFGGEFGGSGGGFGGEFSGSGGGSHGGSGGSDGGFGGGSGGSGGGFGVGSGGSGGGSHGGSGGSDGGFGGGSGGSGGGSHGGSGGSDGGFGGGSGGSGGGSHGGSSGSGGEFGGGFGGSGGGSHGGSGGSDGGFGGGSGGSGGGSHGGSSGSDGGFGGGSGGSGGGSHGGSGGSGDGFGGGSGGGSDGGSGGSGGEFGGGSGGSFGGSHGGSGGSGGGSGGGSGGSGGGSDGGSGSGSGGSGGGFGGGSGGSHGGSGASGGGSGGGSSGSGGGSHGGSGGGFGGGSGGSGGGSHGGSGGSGGRSGGGSSGGSDGGSGGGFGGGLDIGLGFGTDGPGGSGSGIELGLGLGGGPGIELGFGTDGPGGFGGEPGGSGGGFGGGPGGSGGGSHGGSGGSGGGSGGGSGGSGGGFDGGSGGGSGVSGGGFGGGLDIGLGFGAGDGPGGSGGGLGGSVGGFGGRPGGSDGGFGDGSGGSGGFGGGFGGGPGGGFGGGSGGSGGSGGFGGGFGGGPGGGFGGGSGGSGGFGGGFGGGPGGGFGGGSGGSGGGSGGGAGGSGGGVSGGGAGGGGVNLQDKAVFIIHPDFFKTGAGAGLTGLPEVTEPIIIVSDNKFAQGGGGAGVGFSNALGGGGFAGAFSSVNRLGEAAAADTTAAHSSGAASTATAEEVSTSSGKSGSTSTSAIESASSLGSASISASSPSSEGFVASTFSSNGLTVGSATGDSTSASSGSFGRSTIENVSSSASAAEGASSSGATKSASFSSASESSGSATDGASFLTSASEGGSSSHGSVSSGSGTEGAFLFDASGSSLGSAAEVDTSLGSAAEVASSSSATEVASSGSAAEVTFSGSAAEVASSSGAAEVTSSNSAAEVTSSNAAAAASSGSAAEGVSSSSSGGFDASTFNSRKLSVESSTKDSSSSSSRKGGVLTITSSSLDGSSGINKAVTDESSGRGQSVLDSGASGGTKNIEKAANAKPASSGQIGLNGFSTSFSEGGSQQFIISSSGDASRFDSHRFSSSGSGGSSSSGASSSAILHSQSGGDLKLQAPDQLLKILNPGQTARGLQGIRGSSGQGGAVFFTQETDLASSQGGKTSITQLPVTRVTTVTHLPDDSKQGSSILKIAGSSTGFKNNQNVFTSPPSGAARFFASASNTKTFQASGKKSAGNKIVSISGSGTLTTLPTGDTVLALGSKQPIAISTSQGVIRNSRRTAPFSTTNSRQQRPRRIRGRLLRSL